In the Epinephelus lanceolatus isolate andai-2023 chromosome 6, ASM4190304v1, whole genome shotgun sequence genome, one interval contains:
- the LOC117253510 gene encoding growth arrest and DNA damage-inducible protein GADD45 beta-like — protein MTLEEVVGSNSTEKKMETVSQALEELLVAAQKQDCLTVGVYESAKLMNVDPDSVVLCVLATDEEDEDDIALQIHFTLLQAFCCDNDINILRVSGMRRLAQLLEEDTEDSNGNEPRDLHCILVTNPPVQPLQSPALQNISSFCEESRCRNQWVPCLEMQDR, from the exons ATGACTCTGGAGGAGGTCGTCGGCTCCAACAGCACCGAGAAAAA gatggAGACGGTGAGTCAGgctctggaggagctgctggtcgcGGCTCAGAAGCAGGACTGTCTCACGGTGGGAGTCTACGAGTCCGCCAAACTCATGAATGT AGACCCGGACAGTGTGGTCCTGTGCGTCCTCGCCActgatgaggaggatgaagatgacATCGCGCTGCAGATCCACTTCACGCTGCTGCAGGCTTTCTGCTGCGACAACGACATCAACATCCTGCGGGTGTCCGGCATGAGGCGGCTGGCtcagctgctggaggaggacACCGAGGACAGCAACGGCAACGAGCCCCGGGACCTGCACTGCATCCTGGTCACT AACCCCCCGGTGCAGCCGCTGCAGTCCCCGGCCCTGCAGAACATCAGCAGCTTCTGTGAGGAGAGCCGCTGCAGGAACCAGTGGGTCCCCTGTCTGGAGATGCAGGACCGCTGA